Part of the Candidatus Brocadia sinica JPN1 genome, AACGGGGCAGGTAAATCCACAACAATCCGTATGCTCTGCGGCATTCTTGCACCAACCGGCGGCACAGGGACGGTAGCAGGATTCGATGTCCGCACCGAACCAGAAAAGATCAAGAGCCATATCGGTTACATGAGCCAGAAGTTTTCACTCTATGAGGACCTGACCGTTGAGGAAAACATTGACTTTTACAGCGGTATCTATCGCATCGCCCCGGAAAAGAAGAGGGAACGGAAAGAGTGGGTGATCGAGATGGCTGACCTCAGGGAGCATCGTCACTCCCGGACGGCTATTCTATCGGGCGGATGGAAGCAGCGGTTGTCGCTTGGTTGTGCGATTCTCCACGAACCGCCTGTTATCTTTCTCGACGAGCCGACATCAGGAGTAGACCCCATCAGCCGACGCCAGTTCTGGGACCTAATCTACGAACTTTCCGGCAGGGGTGTTACGGTGTTTGTCACTACTCATTATATGGAAGAGGCCGAGTACTGTAACAGGGTGGGTCTTATCTATCGCGGCGAATTGATTGCCTGTGGAACCCCGGAGATGCTCAAGACAGAACTTATGCAGGAGGATGTCCTGGAAGTCCTATGTGAGCGACCTCAGGATGCAATGGATGAAATAAAAAAGGTTGACGGTATCAAAGACGTTGCCCTGTTCGGTAAGGGACTTCACATCGTAGCAGAGGATGGCGAAGCAGTTGCTTCGGAGGTCCGCCGTTTCCTCGACGAAAGAGGCTATCGGATTGTGCGTATCGGGAAGATCGTTCCCTCTCTTGAAGATGTATTTGTTTCCCTTATCGAGGCGCGTGACCGGGCGGAACAACCTCAAAAGGAGGGATAACGATGGTCCGTCTCAGTCTTATCGTTTAATTCATGAAAATTTTTTATGAGGAGATAATGCAATGAGAAGTAAAAATGTAATGATTTCAATGACCGTTTCGGCTGTTTTATTTACAAGTGTTCCTTTTTTGTCTCTTTTTTCTCAGTGTGTGGCGCGAGACCCTGTTCATAAACCAGGATCTCATGAGATCAAAGGAGAAAAGAGCATGGAACTCCAAATTCCCCAATCATTACAGGTAGAGCACGAAGAACTTCATGCTGAACTTGTCAAAGCTACGCAGGCAGGAGGGAATACAGGAGATGCTGCAAAGGCCGTTGCGAATATCTTGCATCCACACTTTGTGAAGGAGGAAGAATTTGCATTACCGCCACTTGGTGTATTGTCCCTTTTAGCAGAAGGAAAAATTACGCCAGAAATGAGGAGCGTTCTCGTAATGACCGATAAATTAAAGGCAGAACTCCATCAAATGCATCAGGAGCACAAGGCAATAGTTGCTGCCCTGAAGGCTTTGATTGATGCTGCAAAGGAAGAAAAGAAGATGGAGTATGTACATTTTGCTGAGAAATTGATGTTGCACGCACAAACTGAGGAAGAGGTTTTATATCCAACCTCACTCTTAATAGGTGAATATCTGAAACTAAAACTCAAAAAGTACTAGAGCAAGAAGATGAAGCTGTTTCGAATCTCGGCAATTGCCCGCAAGGAATTCATCCATGTTGTTCGTGACCCGCGGAGCCTTGGTATGGCCATTGCCATTCCAATGCTCCTATTAGTGCTTTTTGGCTATGCCCTGACACTTGATGTGGATGAAGTGCCAATGGTAGTTTGGGATCAGAGCGAATCCCAGGTAAGCAGGGAGTTCATCAGTCGTTTCGAAGGGTCTCACTACTTCTCCCTTAAGGGGCATGCACGCAACTACCGGGAGTTGGAACAGGCCATCGATTCCGGCCGGGCATTTATGGCCCTCATAATTCCGACAGATTTTGCCAGGCGCATCGAGTCCGGGCGATTGGCGCCCGTCCAGTTGATTGTGGACGGGAGCGATTCCAATACCGCCACTATTGCTATTGGATATGTTGATGCGGTTGCCCAGACCTACTCACAGGACGTCGCTATTCGCGAGATTCAGCGGATCGGCAGACGCACGCTTCATCCACCGGTTGATATCCAGACTCGTGCCTGGTTCAATGCCGATATGGAATCGAAAAACTATATCATCCCCGGCCTTATCGCTGTGATTATGATGGTAATTGCCGCACTTCTTACTTCACTGACCGTGGCCCGTGAGTGGGAACGAGGCACAATGGAACAGATTATCTCCACGCCAGTAACGAGCCAGGAATTGATCCTTGGAAAGCTTATACCTTACTTTGCCATAGGCATGTTTGATGTGCTATTGGCAGCGCTCATGGGAGAATATCTCTTTAAAGTTCCTCTTCGCGGTAATGTCGGTTTGC contains:
- a CDS encoding ABC transporter permease is translated as MKLFRISAIARKEFIHVVRDPRSLGMAIAIPMLLLVLFGYALTLDVDEVPMVVWDQSESQVSREFISRFEGSHYFSLKGHARNYRELEQAIDSGRAFMALIIPTDFARRIESGRLAPVQLIVDGSDSNTATIAIGYVDAVAQTYSQDVAIREIQRIGRRTLHPPVDIQTRAWFNADMESKNYIIPGLIAVIMMVIAALLTSLTVAREWERGTMEQIISTPVTSQELILGKLIPYFAIGMFDVLLAALMGEYLFKVPLRGNVGLLFGMAAVFLAGALSLGMAISILTRSQLLASQLAMVLTFLPSFLLSDFMYAISNMPKVIQIITYVIPARYFVTILKGIYLKGVGLEILALEAGLLTIFGVAMMVLANVKFKKRLM
- a CDS encoding ABC transporter ATP-binding protein — protein: MKTVKNTKAVIVKSLEKRFGSFIAVNRVSFEVDRGEIFGFLGPNGAGKSTTIRMLCGILAPTGGTGTVAGFDVRTEPEKIKSHIGYMSQKFSLYEDLTVEENIDFYSGIYRIAPEKKRERKEWVIEMADLREHRHSRTAILSGGWKQRLSLGCAILHEPPVIFLDEPTSGVDPISRRQFWDLIYELSGRGVTVFVTTHYMEEAEYCNRVGLIYRGELIACGTPEMLKTELMQEDVLEVLCERPQDAMDEIKKVDGIKDVALFGKGLHIVAEDGEAVASEVRRFLDERGYRIVRIGKIVPSLEDVFVSLIEARDRAEQPQKEG
- a CDS encoding hemerythrin domain-containing protein, translated to MRSKNVMISMTVSAVLFTSVPFLSLFSQCVARDPVHKPGSHEIKGEKSMELQIPQSLQVEHEELHAELVKATQAGGNTGDAAKAVANILHPHFVKEEEFALPPLGVLSLLAEGKITPEMRSVLVMTDKLKAELHQMHQEHKAIVAALKALIDAAKEEKKMEYVHFAEKLMLHAQTEEEVLYPTSLLIGEYLKLKLKKY